A part of Paenibacillus sp. IHBB 10380 genomic DNA contains:
- a CDS encoding S-layer homology domain-containing protein, producing the protein MSNTSPFNENKNKNNNVMFPQGGEKKVMKKILSVALSTAMAFSMFASVAFGDTAVTPQDKFDALKAKGIFSGYPDGTAGLEKEMTRAEFAKVITKVLGLKEVTGVLSYNDKGYTAKNWAVPYIEAVSAAGIMEGKNVTKKIFDYNGKVTVEEMATVLTRALELEVPTTVDNSASTWAKGYVQAAIEAGLVSKDAKFQSNATRSLLVEAAYAVDQIKSVPTVASYVVSEGGKVVEFTLSNKEVVKVTLEKALEANKETEVTFKDAAGKEITTKVTYVVTDATKVQSVTSTNLKEVEVNFDGKVDKVTATDKDNYSVDQGGKKVSSATLLEDGKTVRLLLADGHKFVQAQDYKIVVKNVKSAGVALSSSEVKFSSSDNTLPTVTEVKALGHKAVKVTFSEPVKDVSSSNFRLDDKTFVGSVTKGVNEREVILKEYAGNFTLGEHKLTTALVEDYAGLKSLSATTDFTVAEDKVAPTVTEITATLEKVTVTFSEDVDASTVSNDSFYWKSGDNNKKGIIKQISGNVYEVDFTENRLPGYETTLYVSGVKDYSGNEIVVKEHKVVATVDLVRPKVADVKYADKKVEIRFDKAVDTVGKREHYTVKNSDGDVISVKSVERAAGSTDNKVFELSFYSDLKEGTYTLKVSGVKDKTVLANVVEDYSTTFVVSDSAYASVNIPVDANNDNRTIAITFDRKMDLASIENPSNYYLTFSKSGNENSTVVKSLPSEARVRAAQDGKSVIIVLPENIDGTSVTFPVDGGSGSGTVRGVSAVGVKTATGNVLTDFASTRKISQKVASLDTTKADYVKQDGYRKIELIFNQVIAQANASDFTVLNGDVSNVSIDGTKVTITTSRDLPASGTTVSLRAGNSLRTLAGNRVAEFSSVNTTDSIAPKVSASKDNLLSQTDGIVKLPFNKELLKEKTVGDKFYERYAIDLDVKILAGDGSKLKDAEALTDYFTTVDGNNLVITFKDKSYQYGYSIKVKKDATYLQATNGKKALESDVYYTAANYVAPSVVEAGTPTYVASTPGTHANETQGNLKFTAKTEGTVGNAISVELVAGTDDDAEVVVENVTDKVVITYGLKATAYDIADKVNTTATSVVKAEQTAGGAVTPGTVTLKGGAPAGDSTVTVAFTGAGIKSHGEVKIDGAVIPGADVTFVANKLTIKVSSNVVGKTLTVANVVGNDDRNVSLSKAITN; encoded by the coding sequence ATGAGTAATACGAGCCCATTCAATGAAAATAAAAATAAAAATAATAATGTTATGTTTCCCCAAGGAGGAGAAAAAAAGGTTATGAAGAAAATTTTATCCGTAGCTTTATCTACAGCAATGGCATTCTCAATGTTTGCTTCTGTAGCGTTCGGTGATACTGCGGTAACACCACAAGACAAGTTTGATGCATTGAAAGCAAAAGGTATTTTCAGTGGTTACCCAGATGGTACAGCTGGTCTTGAAAAAGAAATGACTCGCGCTGAGTTCGCGAAAGTTATCACTAAGGTTCTTGGATTGAAAGAAGTAACTGGCGTTCTTTCTTATAACGACAAAGGTTACACTGCTAAGAACTGGGCTGTTCCTTATATCGAAGCAGTATCTGCTGCAGGTATCATGGAAGGTAAGAACGTAACTAAGAAAATCTTTGATTACAACGGTAAAGTAACTGTTGAAGAAATGGCAACTGTTCTAACACGCGCTTTGGAACTTGAAGTTCCAACAACTGTAGACAACAGTGCTTCCACTTGGGCTAAAGGTTATGTTCAAGCGGCAATCGAAGCTGGATTAGTTTCTAAAGATGCTAAATTCCAATCGAATGCAACTCGTTCATTGCTAGTAGAAGCAGCTTACGCTGTTGACCAAATTAAGAGCGTTCCTACTGTAGCTTCTTATGTAGTATCTGAAGGTGGTAAAGTAGTAGAATTTACTCTTTCCAACAAAGAAGTTGTTAAAGTAACTTTGGAAAAAGCTCTTGAAGCTAACAAAGAAACTGAAGTAACTTTCAAAGATGCTGCTGGTAAAGAAATCACTACTAAAGTTACTTATGTTGTAACTGATGCTACTAAAGTGCAATCAGTAACTTCCACTAACTTGAAAGAAGTAGAAGTTAACTTTGACGGTAAAGTAGACAAAGTAACTGCTACTGACAAAGATAACTACTCCGTCGATCAAGGTGGTAAGAAAGTTTCATCCGCTACTTTGCTGGAAGATGGCAAAACTGTACGCTTGTTGCTTGCTGATGGACATAAATTTGTTCAAGCACAAGATTATAAAATTGTAGTTAAAAATGTAAAATCCGCTGGTGTAGCATTGAGCTCATCAGAAGTGAAGTTCTCATCTTCTGATAACACTTTGCCAACAGTTACTGAAGTGAAAGCTTTGGGTCACAAAGCAGTTAAAGTAACATTCTCTGAGCCAGTGAAAGATGTAAGCTCCAGTAACTTCAGACTTGATGACAAAACGTTCGTTGGTTCCGTTACTAAGGGTGTTAATGAAAGAGAAGTTATCTTGAAAGAATATGCTGGTAACTTTACACTTGGAGAACATAAACTGACAACTGCATTGGTTGAAGATTATGCAGGATTGAAGTCCTTATCTGCTACTACTGATTTCACTGTAGCTGAAGATAAAGTAGCTCCTACTGTAACTGAAATTACTGCAACTTTGGAAAAAGTAACGGTTACTTTCAGCGAAGATGTTGACGCTAGCACAGTATCGAATGACAGCTTCTACTGGAAGTCTGGTGATAATAACAAAAAAGGTATTATCAAGCAAATTTCTGGAAACGTATATGAAGTAGACTTCACAGAAAATCGTCTACCAGGGTACGAAACAACTTTGTATGTTAGTGGTGTGAAAGACTATTCCGGTAACGAAATCGTTGTTAAAGAACACAAGGTTGTAGCTACTGTTGATCTTGTTCGTCCTAAAGTAGCTGATGTGAAGTACGCAGATAAAAAGGTAGAAATTAGATTTGATAAAGCGGTAGATACTGTTGGTAAACGTGAACACTACACTGTGAAAAACAGCGATGGTGATGTTATTTCAGTGAAATCTGTTGAGCGTGCTGCAGGTTCTACAGATAATAAAGTGTTTGAACTTTCATTCTACTCAGATCTTAAAGAAGGAACTTATACTCTTAAAGTATCTGGCGTTAAAGATAAAACTGTATTAGCTAATGTTGTTGAAGATTACAGCACTACATTTGTTGTATCTGATTCTGCGTATGCATCTGTCAATATTCCAGTTGATGCTAACAACGATAATCGTACAATTGCAATCACATTTGACAGAAAAATGGATCTAGCATCCATCGAAAATCCATCTAACTACTACCTGACTTTCTCTAAATCTGGTAATGAAAATAGTACTGTAGTTAAATCATTGCCTTCTGAAGCAAGAGTTCGTGCAGCTCAAGATGGTAAGTCGGTAATAATTGTGCTTCCAGAAAATATTGATGGTACTAGTGTAACGTTCCCTGTTGATGGTGGATCTGGTAGTGGAACGGTTCGTGGTGTTTCTGCAGTAGGTGTTAAAACTGCAACTGGTAATGTCCTTACTGATTTTGCTTCTACAAGAAAAATTTCTCAAAAGGTAGCAAGTCTTGATACAACCAAGGCTGACTATGTAAAACAAGACGGTTACAGAAAAATTGAACTTATCTTCAACCAAGTGATTGCACAAGCAAATGCTTCTGATTTCACTGTTCTTAATGGAGATGTTTCGAACGTTTCTATTGACGGAACTAAAGTTACAATTACAACTAGCAGAGATCTTCCTGCATCTGGTACTACTGTATCCCTTAGAGCAGGTAACAGTTTGAGAACTCTAGCGGGCAACAGAGTTGCTGAATTCAGTAGTGTAAATACAACTGACAGCATTGCACCGAAAGTTTCAGCTTCTAAAGATAATTTACTGTCTCAAACAGATGGTATTGTGAAATTGCCATTTAATAAAGAACTTCTTAAAGAGAAAACTGTTGGAGATAAGTTCTACGAACGTTACGCTATCGATCTAGATGTTAAAATTTTAGCTGGTGATGGTTCTAAGCTTAAGGATGCAGAGGCTCTTACTGATTACTTTACTACAGTTGATGGTAACAATTTAGTTATTACTTTCAAAGATAAATCTTATCAGTATGGTTATTCCATTAAGGTGAAAAAGGATGCTACTTACCTTCAAGCTACTAATGGTAAAAAGGCTCTAGAATCAGATGTTTACTACACAGCAGCTAACTATGTGGCTCCTTCTGTGGTTGAAGCTGGTACTCCTACTTATGTAGCATCAACTCCGGGTACTCATGCTAATGAAACACAAGGAAATCTTAAGTTTACTGCTAAAACAGAAGGAACAGTAGGCAATGCAATTTCTGTTGAGTTGGTTGCTGGAACTGATGATGATGCTGAAGTTGTTGTTGAAAACGTAACGGATAAAGTTGTCATTACTTATGGTCTTAAGGCAACTGCATACGATATCGCGGATAAAGTTAATACTACCGCTACTTCTGTTGTTAAAGCAGAACAAACAGCTGGTGGTGCAGTAACTCCTGGAACAGTTACTCTTAAGGGTGGAGCTCCAGCTGGTGATTCTACTGTAACAGTAGCGTTTACTGGAGCTGGAATTAAGAGTCACGGTGAAGTGAAAATCGATGGCGCCGTTATTCCTGGTGCTGATGTCACTTTTGTTGCAAACAAACTAACAATTAAAGTTTCTTCAAATGTTGTAGGAAAAACTTTAACTGTTGCTAATG
- a CDS encoding S-layer homology domain-containing protein — MQRMKKPLVWLVLLTLIVSWFPAGLVQKVSAAPGDYTTTTYFSPDDRSVGNTIKVGGLLDKENLREDVFITSSPTISINGSYSKVSGDGLKAQIDLLNWNTTVKQWVPDKVHSVPGTVQKDTSAPESRFTAANLTLYPGLNRITFTGKLGNQEGSESFYVLYDKVPYVSKLSVSGGGLLNAINLNEGTRVVVEGARISLIGEVYNTTKATVSVNGGTPLSTDIYNNQLATPPLVLSPGLNKLQIVFKNSSDSLTINRDIYYFSQAQPFTDMYVMESAKEHNLINNNPTLTQLGMTSAPLIIQAILPYYATPFETDSEITINGQTVTISRMLNSNLKDDKQVFIPTAGSEVEIPGSNGLPAYRLVTFETTPFQFATDPLTGNVNTKQSPQVTIKYGKDSGVWKFTANYDAKFNYLAGKTVITDMKYLPEYSTSNTDLTNQTQLPLNGATVSSSEFYILVKSDGVPSGALIAEYLPIGTKRLKIETTSDSNVYKITGFSNGEQEVRFNFEDASAPNAASSPYIAKITYVSKNFISVDNWYDGQTYTFNSKTSPDRAKFIITGEYIGFENISNAEYFVNGTKNNLTLNANKFNETLQIDGKLGPLVFGENTIVFTGTSMDNAGNKRVVTKTLRIYINDENVSSIQKFAPGKVPDEQQTRAKFPTTTEFDSPVTDAKDKAIASIFTLPTEFTYESDKYTTSEQQYDLLVRGSGVRTVNVLFGSEKIYTKTFTATTEIDSSLSGTVSNEPGKLYEVIGNENDFILRIMNLKFELPGTHIYTLELINDTGARTTQRLEITRQLAPYRIIAPQPTVDGKYVVNKNFLHFDIEAEGATKVIIDKAEATRSTVKGEEDRFIYDYVGLKPDKSNKVKIQIVRPGSTINDSIDVFYTGTVTIDSQYMAPKVTNKYSIFNKQLELNFPKGTVMQSAVMNDNRITKFYPDTKLLFAVADPIGGIVERRNDYGGIINRAGEYNTITIPDSYLMRFNSTESTYNFTRVSDIYWISAGLGELGDKGNTSKPYLAASNGITPYSYLGAESFFTNVDKVRKLVPSKRGTLKLSYDSNLVDEAGSLITVFRYTDVGGYGKWERIPGTVDTKKRTVTVPFDEFGYYTIMKMNKGFSDITNHPWARNILNALYSKGIMENLRVDTFGADDQTTRGEFATLLVKGLSLPITADEQQQTFFDVPYASQTATWDFDHIETAARAGIITGRTEGFFSPNMPITRQEAAVMISRALKLKLPANDSKLQATLSKSFLDSGKIEYYARPAVQAVSGAKIMSGDAITVAGAKKPSYNFNPTSNLTRAEAGKIAVELLKKSTDIFPKNFN; from the coding sequence ATGCAACGAATGAAAAAGCCGTTAGTTTGGCTTGTTTTACTGACCCTTATCGTATCGTGGTTCCCAGCGGGTCTTGTACAGAAAGTGAGTGCAGCCCCTGGTGATTACACTACAACAACTTATTTTAGTCCTGATGACCGGAGTGTTGGTAATACAATAAAAGTCGGTGGTCTTCTTGATAAAGAAAATCTTCGAGAGGATGTATTTATTACCAGTAGTCCTACAATCTCTATTAATGGTAGTTATTCTAAGGTATCAGGCGATGGACTGAAAGCTCAAATTGACCTGTTAAACTGGAATACGACTGTGAAGCAATGGGTTCCTGACAAGGTCCATTCCGTTCCAGGTACAGTACAGAAAGATACTTCAGCTCCTGAAAGCCGATTTACAGCTGCAAATCTTACTTTGTATCCTGGTCTGAATAGAATTACATTCACAGGTAAGTTAGGGAATCAAGAGGGATCAGAGTCTTTCTATGTACTATATGACAAAGTTCCGTATGTTTCTAAATTATCTGTATCAGGTGGAGGCTTGCTTAACGCTATCAACTTGAATGAAGGCACAAGAGTTGTAGTGGAAGGAGCAAGAATTTCATTAATCGGAGAAGTGTACAATACAACTAAGGCAACGGTATCAGTCAACGGGGGGACGCCTCTTTCCACCGATATCTACAACAATCAGTTAGCGACACCGCCACTGGTTCTGTCACCAGGGCTGAATAAATTACAAATCGTGTTCAAGAATTCATCAGATTCATTAACAATTAATCGTGACATATACTATTTCAGTCAAGCTCAACCGTTTACGGATATGTATGTTATGGAAAGCGCGAAAGAACATAATCTAATTAATAATAATCCTACGTTAACACAATTAGGCATGACATCAGCGCCATTGATTATTCAGGCGATTCTTCCTTATTATGCAACGCCATTTGAGACGGATTCAGAAATAACAATTAATGGTCAGACCGTAACGATCTCCAGAATGTTAAATTCGAATCTGAAGGATGACAAACAAGTATTCATTCCTACAGCGGGTTCGGAAGTTGAGATTCCAGGATCAAATGGATTACCAGCATATCGGCTGGTTACATTTGAAACAACACCATTTCAGTTTGCGACAGATCCACTAACCGGAAATGTAAATACGAAGCAGTCACCCCAAGTTACGATTAAGTATGGTAAAGATAGTGGGGTATGGAAGTTTACAGCCAATTACGATGCTAAATTTAACTATTTGGCAGGTAAGACGGTTATTACTGACATGAAATATTTACCTGAGTATAGTACCTCCAACACCGATTTAACAAATCAAACGCAACTGCCCTTAAACGGTGCAACAGTAAGCTCAAGCGAATTTTATATTTTAGTGAAGAGTGATGGGGTTCCTTCTGGCGCTCTGATAGCCGAGTACTTGCCAATTGGCACAAAGCGATTGAAAATAGAAACTACCTCGGATAGCAATGTATACAAGATCACGGGCTTCTCAAACGGGGAGCAAGAGGTGCGATTTAACTTTGAAGATGCTTCTGCACCGAATGCAGCATCTTCCCCATATATAGCGAAAATTACGTATGTATCCAAAAACTTCATCAGTGTAGACAACTGGTATGACGGACAAACGTATACATTTAATTCTAAAACATCTCCAGATCGAGCTAAATTCATCATTACGGGTGAATATATTGGATTTGAGAATATCTCCAATGCGGAGTATTTCGTAAATGGTACCAAAAATAATCTTACATTAAACGCTAATAAGTTTAATGAAACCCTACAAATAGACGGTAAGCTTGGACCGCTCGTATTTGGTGAGAATACCATTGTATTTACGGGCACGTCTATGGATAATGCAGGGAACAAGCGTGTAGTTACCAAAACATTGAGAATTTATATTAATGATGAAAATGTATCTTCGATTCAGAAATTTGCACCAGGTAAAGTACCTGATGAGCAACAAACTCGTGCTAAATTCCCTACAACAACGGAGTTTGACTCCCCAGTAACGGATGCGAAGGATAAAGCAATTGCAAGCATCTTCACATTGCCTACTGAGTTTACCTATGAGAGCGACAAGTATACTACCAGCGAGCAACAATATGATTTGCTAGTCAGAGGTAGTGGTGTAAGAACGGTTAATGTACTGTTTGGATCTGAGAAAATATATACCAAAACCTTTACAGCTACAACGGAGATCGACAGTTCATTGAGTGGAACTGTCTCGAACGAACCTGGCAAGCTGTATGAAGTTATTGGGAATGAGAATGATTTTATATTACGAATTATGAATTTGAAATTTGAATTACCAGGGACACATATATATACATTGGAATTAATTAACGATACAGGAGCTCGTACAACCCAGCGTCTAGAGATTACTAGACAATTGGCACCTTATCGCATCATTGCACCACAACCGACTGTTGACGGGAAATATGTAGTGAATAAAAACTTCCTTCATTTTGATATTGAAGCAGAGGGAGCAACCAAAGTCATTATTGACAAAGCGGAAGCTACAAGAAGCACAGTTAAGGGAGAAGAAGATCGCTTTATCTATGATTATGTAGGCCTGAAGCCAGACAAGTCTAACAAGGTCAAGATACAAATTGTCAGACCGGGTTCTACTATCAATGACTCCATTGATGTGTTTTATACGGGAACAGTGACTATTGATTCACAGTATATGGCTCCAAAGGTCACTAATAAGTACAGTATATTTAATAAGCAACTGGAATTGAATTTTCCTAAGGGGACGGTCATGCAGTCAGCAGTGATGAATGACAACCGAATCACTAAATTCTATCCTGATACGAAGCTGTTATTTGCAGTTGCCGATCCTATCGGTGGTATCGTTGAGAGACGTAACGATTATGGTGGGATTATTAACAGAGCTGGCGAATATAACACAATTACAATTCCTGATAGCTACTTGATGAGATTTAATTCTACGGAGAGTACGTATAATTTCACAAGAGTATCTGATATTTACTGGATTAGCGCTGGTTTAGGTGAGCTAGGGGATAAGGGCAACACGAGCAAGCCATACCTAGCAGCTAGTAATGGGATTACACCGTATTCCTATTTGGGTGCAGAAAGCTTCTTCACCAATGTTGATAAAGTCCGTAAGCTCGTTCCTTCAAAGCGTGGGACATTGAAATTAAGTTATGATTCCAATCTAGTAGATGAGGCGGGATCATTGATCACCGTATTCCGTTATACAGATGTAGGGGGATATGGTAAGTGGGAACGGATTCCAGGTACGGTAGATACCAAGAAGCGTACAGTGACTGTTCCTTTTGATGAGTTTGGTTATTATACAATCATGAAGATGAACAAAGGATTTAGTGATATTACGAATCATCCATGGGCTCGGAACATTTTGAATGCTTTGTATTCAAAAGGGATTATGGAAAACTTGAGAGTAGATACATTTGGTGCAGATGATCAGACTACGCGCGGCGAATTTGCTACGCTGTTAGTCAAAGGATTAAGCTTACCAATTACGGCAGATGAGCAACAACAGACGTTCTTTGATGTTCCTTATGCTTCGCAAACCGCAACATGGGATTTCGATCACATTGAAACGGCAGCAAGAGCGGGGATCATTACAGGAAGAACAGAAGGTTTCTTCTCGCCTAACATGCCGATTACTCGTCAAGAAGCCGCAGTTATGATATCGAGAGCTTTGAAATTAAAGCTACCAGCAAATGATAGTAAATTGCAGGCAACCCTATCCAAGTCCTTCTTGGACAGTGGAAAGATCGAATATTATGCTAGACCTGCAGTTCAGGCTGTTAGCGGTGCAAAGATTATGTCAGGGGATGCTATTACGGTGGCAGGAGCGAAGAAGCCTTCTTATAATTTCAATCCGACAAGTAATCTGACTCGCGCTGAGGCTGGCAAGATTGCTGTTGAATTGCTTAAGAAGTCTACGGATATATTCCCTAAAAACTTCAATTAA
- a CDS encoding MraY family glycosyltransferase yields MLMMSIIGLILSLGLALLLTPQVKKFAFKVGAIDVPNARKVHTRVMPRLGGLGIYLAFILALFLVLPFVAADLSLRDANFIKAFVVGGSMIVLIGALDDRFELSAKVKLLGQIIAACVVVFGFDISVDFVNIPFQDNFKYLESWISIPLTIFWIVGVTNAINLIDGLDGLAAGVSGIAIGTILVMSLLMGNMMIALLCMILLGAIIGFLFFNFHPAKIFMGDSGSLFLGFCLAMLSLLGFKQVAIVSFMTPLIIIGVPLSDTFFAIIRRWVQKKPIFAPDKGHLHHCLRQLGFSHRQSVLIIYSIAAFFGILAVIQSSAAFYDANWVTFVVICIMMFFMQIGAEVIGLIGLTTKPLLSLLSRLRMKAHTERSSK; encoded by the coding sequence ATGTTAATGATGTCTATCATCGGCTTGATCCTGTCCTTGGGACTTGCGCTCTTGTTAACGCCACAAGTGAAGAAGTTTGCATTCAAAGTTGGCGCCATAGATGTTCCCAATGCACGTAAAGTGCACACAAGAGTTATGCCCCGTCTTGGCGGATTAGGAATTTATTTAGCATTCATACTGGCACTTTTTCTAGTATTACCTTTTGTAGCTGCTGATTTATCGCTTCGTGATGCTAACTTCATCAAAGCCTTCGTGGTTGGTGGATCCATGATTGTATTGATTGGTGCATTGGATGATCGGTTTGAGCTATCAGCTAAAGTAAAGCTTCTGGGACAGATTATAGCCGCATGTGTGGTTGTTTTCGGTTTTGATATATCGGTTGATTTTGTAAACATTCCCTTTCAAGATAACTTCAAATATCTAGAGAGTTGGATTTCTATCCCGCTCACTATATTCTGGATCGTGGGTGTAACGAATGCCATTAATCTAATTGATGGTCTAGATGGACTTGCGGCAGGTGTATCGGGAATTGCCATTGGAACGATTCTGGTCATGTCCCTGCTTATGGGGAATATGATGATAGCGCTCTTGTGTATGATTTTGTTAGGTGCAATTATTGGATTTCTATTCTTTAACTTCCATCCGGCTAAGATCTTCATGGGTGACTCTGGATCATTGTTCTTAGGTTTCTGTCTAGCTATGTTATCGTTGCTTGGATTCAAGCAAGTAGCAATCGTATCCTTCATGACGCCATTAATTATTATCGGCGTACCGTTATCAGATACTTTCTTTGCAATCATTCGTCGTTGGGTTCAGAAGAAGCCCATATTTGCACCAGATAAAGGTCACCTTCATCACTGCTTACGGCAACTCGGATTCAGTCATCGTCAATCTGTACTGATTATTTACAGCATTGCTGCTTTCTTTGGAATTCTAGCGGTCATTCAATCATCCGCTGCATTCTATGATGCGAACTGGGTTACCTTTGTAGTCATCTGTATTATGATGTTCTTCATGCAGATCGGAGCTGAAGTTATAGGCCTGATTGGCTTGACCACGAAGCCACTTCTAAGTCTACTCTCGAGATTGCGTATGAAGGCTCATACGGAACGCAGCTCGAAATAG
- a CDS encoding WecB/TagA/CpsF family glycosyltransferase: MNKNQLKKISTVSIYGISVCRWGMSDTVQYLTDAINSHVPHQVITANPIMVMTALEDPSYMSIMRNAELVVPDGTGVVWAAAKVGQPVQERVAGFDLLHEMLRVGENYQWKVYLLGSTPEVIQETASRLQIQYPMIKIVGYHDGFFGPDEDDTIIQNIRALSPDILFVARASDTQEPWIARHKDELAVPLMMGVGGSFDVISGKSKRAPKVFQKLRAEWLYRLLREPTRYRRMLALPQFVVKVLRDKDNVTKLT; this comes from the coding sequence ATGAATAAGAATCAATTAAAGAAAATATCAACCGTTTCTATCTATGGAATATCTGTATGCAGATGGGGAATGAGTGATACGGTACAGTACTTAACGGATGCGATCAACTCTCATGTTCCTCATCAAGTAATTACAGCTAACCCTATTATGGTAATGACTGCACTTGAAGATCCGTCTTATATGTCGATTATGAGGAATGCTGAATTAGTCGTTCCTGATGGCACGGGCGTTGTATGGGCAGCCGCTAAGGTGGGACAACCTGTACAGGAACGAGTAGCTGGGTTTGATCTGCTACATGAAATGTTACGAGTTGGAGAAAACTATCAATGGAAGGTGTATCTGCTCGGATCAACACCAGAAGTGATTCAAGAAACAGCGAGCAGATTACAAATTCAATATCCGATGATCAAGATCGTTGGATATCATGATGGATTTTTCGGCCCTGATGAAGATGATACGATTATTCAGAACATTCGGGCATTGTCGCCAGACATCCTCTTCGTGGCTAGAGCATCGGATACACAAGAACCTTGGATTGCTCGTCATAAGGATGAGCTAGCAGTCCCATTAATGATGGGCGTTGGAGGTAGCTTCGATGTGATATCAGGTAAGAGTAAGCGAGCACCTAAGGTATTCCAAAAGCTTCGTGCGGAATGGCTATATCGCTTGTTACGAGAGCCAACAAGATATCGGAGAATGCTTGCGTTGCCGCAATTCGTAGTTAAAGTACTTCGGGACAAAGATAATGTAACAAAACTTACGTGA
- the csaB gene encoding polysaccharide pyruvyl transferase CsaB has product MVATPQTIVISGYYGFKNSGDEAVLQSILTALKVQGEEMGVNIQPVVLSIDPEWTSKAYGVQAVHRMKLGEVRQALKNSSGLISGGGSLLQDATSSKTIPYYLGVIKLAQWMKKPTFIYSQGVGPVSRGLFHPMIKSVFNKCEYVSVRDTQSAELLQTMGLQGKAIQVVPDPVMGLQEVKGQLALDQVERYNEEGLPIIGVSVRYWEKDRKELISIADGLQLVMNKQPVHLRFLPFHHPSDVEASKFIMYRLGALTSNGSSMSICEEAIHPQDMLLEVSRCQLVLGMRLHCLIYAANAQVPMVGISYDPKINHFLKRLDMDPAGSTSTLVAEEVSTAIEQLLFHEEAWRQTHAPQIAQLKQEAQAPAKVIIEYMSSRR; this is encoded by the coding sequence ATGGTCGCCACTCCTCAGACGATAGTCATATCAGGATATTATGGCTTCAAGAATAGCGGAGATGAAGCCGTGCTTCAATCGATCCTAACAGCATTGAAGGTTCAGGGCGAAGAAATGGGCGTTAACATTCAGCCTGTTGTGCTCTCTATAGATCCAGAATGGACAAGCAAGGCATATGGTGTCCAAGCTGTACACCGTATGAAGCTAGGTGAAGTAAGACAAGCTCTTAAGAACAGCTCTGGGCTAATCAGTGGAGGCGGAAGCCTTCTACAGGATGCTACCAGTTCTAAGACAATTCCTTACTATTTGGGTGTCATCAAATTAGCTCAGTGGATGAAGAAGCCTACATTTATTTATTCACAAGGTGTAGGACCTGTAAGCCGTGGTTTGTTTCATCCGATGATTAAATCTGTATTTAACAAATGTGAATACGTATCTGTACGTGATACGCAATCAGCAGAGCTACTGCAAACGATGGGATTACAAGGGAAGGCGATCCAAGTAGTACCTGATCCCGTGATGGGATTACAGGAAGTGAAGGGCCAACTCGCGTTGGATCAAGTAGAACGTTATAATGAAGAAGGATTACCTATCATTGGTGTATCCGTTCGTTATTGGGAGAAAGATCGCAAGGAGCTTATATCTATAGCAGACGGGCTACAGTTGGTTATGAACAAACAACCTGTTCACTTACGTTTCTTACCCTTTCATCATCCTTCCGATGTAGAGGCTTCTAAGTTTATTATGTACCGTCTGGGTGCGTTAACATCGAATGGGAGTTCTATGAGTATATGTGAAGAGGCTATTCACCCACAGGACATGTTGCTAGAGGTTAGCCGTTGTCAGTTGGTACTGGGTATGCGACTTCATTGCTTGATCTATGCGGCGAATGCTCAAGTGCCGATGGTTGGTATCTCATATGATCCGAAGATTAACCATTTTCTCAAGCGGTTGGATATGGATCCTGCGGGGTCAACTTCAACTTTGGTAGCTGAAGAGGTATCTACGGCCATTGAGCAATTATTGTTCCATGAAGAAGCCTGGCGCCAGACGCATGCACCGCAGATTGCTCAGTTGAAGCAAGAAGCACAGGCACCAGCGAAGGTTATTATTGAATACATGTCTTCCAGAAGGTGA